From one Cyprinus carpio isolate SPL01 chromosome B3, ASM1834038v1, whole genome shotgun sequence genomic stretch:
- the LOC109046924 gene encoding developmentally-regulated GTP-binding protein 2 — MGILEKIAEIEREISRTQKNKATEYHLGLLKAKLAKYRAQLLEPSKSAGAKGEGFDVMKSGDARVALIGFPSVGKSTFLSLMTSTESEAASYEFTTLTCIPGVITYKGANIQLLDLPGIIEGAAQGKGRGRQVIAVARTADVVIMMLDATKGDVQRELLEKELESVGIRLNRPKPNIYFKPKKGGGLSYNSTVPLTQCSEKLVQLILHEYKIFNAEVLFREDSTPDEFIDVIVGNRVYMPCLYVYNKVDQISIEEVDRLAHRPNSVVISCGMKLNLDYLLEQLWEDLALICIYTKKRGERPDFGDPIIMRRGASVEHVCHRIHRTLASQFKYALVWGTSTKYSPQRVGLTHIMEHEDVIQIVKK, encoded by the exons ATGGGGATTCTGGAGAAGATagcagagatagagagagagatctcTCGAACACAGAAGAATAAAG CAACTGAGTACCATCTGGGTTTATTAAAGGCCAAGCTAGCCAAGTACAGAGCCCAGCTTCTGGAGCCCTCGAAGTCAGCTGGAGCCAAAGGGGAAGGCTTTGATGTTATGAAGTCTGGGGATGCCAGAGTGGCTCTGATCGGGTTCCCCTCAGTTGGCAAG tCTACATTTCTCAgtttaatgacatcaacagaAAGTGAAGCTGCGTCGTATGAATTCACCACCCTGACCTGCATTCCTGGTGTCATTACG TACAAAGGTGCCAACATACAGCTGCTGGATTTGCCTGGTATCATTGAGGGGGCTGCACAag GTAAGGGCAGAGGTAGACAGGTCATCGCTGTGGCCAGAACTGCAGATGTGGTCATCATGATGTTGGATGCGACTAAAGGAGATGTTCAGAG GGAACTTCTGGAAAAAGAACTTGAATCTGTTGGCATCAGACTCAACCGCCCCAAACCAAATATCTATTTCAAG CCTAAAAAAGGTGGGGGCCTGTCGTACAATTCAACGGTTCCCCTCACACAATGCTCTGAGAAGCTTGTTCAGCTCATTCTTCATGAGTACA AAATCTTCAACGCTGAGGTTTTGTTCAGAGAGGACAGCACTCCTGACGAATTTATTGATGTCATTGTGGGCAACAGAGTGTACATGCCTTGCTTATAT GTGTACAACAAAGTGGATCAGATTTCTATAGAGGAAGTGGATCGTCTTGCTCATAGACCTAACAGTGTAGTGATCAGCTGCGGCATGAAGCTGAATCTAGATTATCTCCTGGAGCAGTTATGGGAGGACCTGGCCCTGATCTGCATATACACCAAGAAAAGAGGAG aaCGCCCAGATTTCGGTGACCCTATAATCATGAGACGAGGAGCATCAGTTGAACATGTG TGTCACAGAATCCACAGGACATTAGCTAGCCAGTTCAAGTACGCACTTGTCTGG GGAACGAGCACAAAGTACAGTCCTCAGCGAGTAGGACTGACACACATCATGGAACATGAGGATGTCATTCAGATTGTGAAGAAATAG